In one Cloacibacillus porcorum genomic region, the following are encoded:
- a CDS encoding aminotransferase class V-fold PLP-dependent enzyme codes for MRHIYLNNAATTWPKPQEVPQAVFDFMTRAGANAARGSASERDLKSLDIVFTARARAAKLFGGYAKANAKYVTLTSNVTHSLNIVLRGFLKPGMRAVTTSMEHNSVVRPLRELQEQGVLVDVLQCSLRGYLPSKSLSEALLEKTDLVVMTHCSNVCGSVQPIEEAAEICARRGVPLVVDCAQTGGLLPIDVQELGIAALCFTGHKGLFGPQGTGGIIWNPEFAERCAPLITGGTGSLSHEETQPTLMPDKFEAGTPNLPAIAGLDAALEWLEKTGITAIAAKEEQLGRRLEEGLLSIKGMRLLGAAGDGTPRLPVYAFNVDGMDNGTLARDLSDQYGIESRPGLHCSPLAHRTLGTFPEGALRLSPGYFNTEEEIDYTVQSISELVNRRL; via the coding sequence ATGAGACATATCTATCTGAATAACGCCGCCACGACCTGGCCCAAACCACAGGAGGTACCGCAGGCGGTCTTTGACTTCATGACGCGTGCCGGTGCGAACGCCGCGCGCGGCTCCGCCTCTGAACGCGACCTTAAAAGCCTCGATATCGTATTCACGGCGCGCGCCCGCGCGGCGAAGCTCTTCGGCGGCTACGCGAAGGCCAACGCCAAATATGTGACGCTCACATCAAACGTCACCCATTCGCTGAACATCGTGCTCAGGGGATTTCTCAAGCCTGGGATGCGCGCCGTCACCACCTCAATGGAGCACAACTCCGTGGTACGTCCGCTGCGGGAACTGCAGGAGCAGGGCGTACTGGTCGACGTGCTGCAGTGCAGCCTGCGCGGCTACCTGCCGTCAAAATCGCTCTCCGAAGCGCTGCTGGAAAAGACCGACCTCGTCGTCATGACTCACTGCAGCAACGTCTGCGGCTCCGTCCAGCCGATCGAAGAGGCGGCGGAGATCTGCGCCCGCCGCGGCGTGCCGCTCGTCGTCGACTGCGCCCAGACTGGCGGGCTTTTGCCGATCGACGTTCAGGAGCTCGGCATAGCCGCCCTCTGCTTCACGGGCCACAAGGGACTATTCGGCCCCCAGGGTACCGGCGGCATCATCTGGAACCCCGAATTTGCCGAAAGGTGCGCGCCCCTCATAACCGGCGGCACCGGCAGCCTCTCCCACGAGGAGACGCAGCCGACGCTCATGCCGGACAAATTTGAGGCGGGCACGCCGAATCTCCCCGCCATTGCGGGACTTGACGCGGCACTGGAATGGCTCGAAAAGACCGGCATCACGGCAATAGCCGCCAAAGAGGAACAGCTCGGAAGACGTCTCGAAGAGGGGCTCCTTTCGATAAAAGGGATGCGCCTGCTCGGCGCGGCGGGAGACGGCACGCCGCGGCTACCCGTCTACGCCTTCAACGTCGACGGTATGGACAACGGCACGCTTGCGCGAGACCTCAGCGACCAATACGGCATCGAGAGCCGCCCCGGCCTCCACTGCTCTCCGCTGGCCCACCGGACGCTTGGCACCTTCCCGGAGGGCGCACTGCGCCTCTCGCCGGGGTATTTCAACACGGAAGAAGAGATCGATTATACCGTTCAGTCAATCAGCGAACTGGTAAATCGGCGTTTATAA
- a CDS encoding Synerg-CTERM sorting domain-containing protein, giving the protein MADNPTYETTYYCLQTETDSEKILKYTADSYSPLTPTGVVKVDGTHLQITFDRELEYATTKSIDDGVSMVGDEARQKFIVNDNGTVVDVIKVVPLAAPVVTGSRRTFRAVELELGKIIGDSATVSYDPELKGHNDSLALADPNAGKLTGKFGPISAAAPQAQLKTLSLDVTISGQNDGTLMDENTPSVPTRMFEASLADDRVSSVVMTFTLDKESDWSVSVNGAAPNPGAKASKGDVNVGLKEGWNRIVLMVGDVSQQGFVTYEIWLYKGTPAYSPVESVTLESESGKLLGTVTFADGYLQGYASIPGSYRSVVVKVAAKNDPQSISINGEDALDGKATVRYLVAGEIRDVKITVTSKAGDTASYLVELNSRNDDVKLDGLKVYMIDEKKDKTELTLIQDDNGSGVVTGFNKDLAPNAQGYRGYNVQLEQLPNIEKYKFIVVPTVETNMEYDTEVFVSTEEGRQENPIKSGEESKKFTIDGQGKTLPVYITMSRKNPSTGGTDVSDYKVRVNLVSQKVEPRLLSLNLYDKFETKDVLKLSQTELNGKEKLFKTEPNSLKFTLSAEIPDDKTITLDTNLDRDKDSYTILDGKLTAAINMVWGEKREIRFTVSNTATGRKYDYKLNLQQGYAGKPFIYLGITPEELSKIWLNGSGPSFRINGISSCIQFDLPTEPGGNRKFSYIVKSDISRFDNLSTFNNDKDGGSGVMTVGWAVFPPLGQEENPPSFKIANMDPDAEPDSAPIDWMVGSTTINTRRTGGTVTLYFSNQSKKAFTYTRSYEPLAEDRKDGIGEILDRLYPVYLQASLPDGRERQGEFAWIKTSKLLEFPPVVANLVEKNPLKIIEFTAEKTPPLTGIKILANNNTTVVQAGANYQFKVVPELRTYGQYRKYNYGEVGNPKDTFGKFARDYPNAMCAEGWKWMFATPWFPMQAQVDFYKYSHPGAGDDVYDAVDIDYSSDPIKWGLTGTGDAFKDPTDVSEYATVDQNGIVHAKKHLPMGSLIRLWATTKRLERRAYIDIDIIHENAGDVSTNRENKFAFIALSPRMAFYGADFQYDSIGGKDYWNKWATVVAEQWLDCDIRRGKIAWCNLRNTGKEKDHTIFLGSGKLKLQLIGLITPSLSNNSGKSAFSIYDDWPLEKHPIGDVIARIPRYQPYQIAMADFLEKTYKDKNNLFNPPMTAEVSGYPIYGTNIIKNDFTFIVETGSQAEIKSSMASNALRQIRGNSSQDDEGIPASERGRWDLEEHHVLSELNMTPEEAGLSEDIVMYTLSDGRTGINMLVGGEEDSGGVSEEGGRKSAVAGGSVMAAADEIEWIYPDIPGAEEVSVIYGDGTPVSSDFSLYYNKVKERSEKEASGARASRSSSAIPKLAPMKISFAVDSNAFDDLELLGFNYKMKGSDEVYCVKAQGTGTNGGFSFSDAAEEEKKKELAASSGGGCNGGFAGLLALFAAVLPLCAIKRGKS; this is encoded by the coding sequence ATGGCGGACAATCCAACCTACGAGACAACATACTACTGCTTGCAAACGGAAACGGACAGCGAAAAAATCCTTAAATACACCGCGGATTCATATTCGCCTTTAACCCCCACCGGCGTTGTAAAGGTGGATGGGACACATTTGCAGATCACTTTTGACAGAGAGCTTGAATACGCCACGACCAAATCTATTGATGATGGTGTCAGCATGGTGGGGGACGAAGCGCGCCAAAAGTTCATAGTTAATGATAATGGTACCGTTGTTGATGTAATAAAGGTCGTCCCGCTGGCAGCGCCTGTTGTCACGGGCAGCCGCCGGACGTTTCGTGCCGTAGAGCTTGAATTGGGAAAAATCATCGGCGATTCGGCAACTGTATCCTACGATCCTGAACTAAAAGGCCATAACGATTCGCTGGCGCTTGCCGACCCTAACGCCGGAAAACTTACAGGTAAATTTGGTCCTATCAGCGCCGCCGCTCCGCAGGCACAGTTAAAGACGCTGTCCTTGGATGTAACTATCAGCGGTCAAAACGATGGGACGCTGATGGACGAAAATACGCCCTCAGTGCCAACGAGGATGTTTGAAGCGTCTCTTGCCGACGATAGGGTCTCCAGCGTTGTTATGACCTTCACACTGGATAAGGAGTCCGACTGGTCCGTCTCCGTCAACGGCGCTGCTCCCAATCCCGGCGCGAAGGCGTCAAAAGGTGACGTCAACGTGGGTCTCAAAGAGGGATGGAACCGTATCGTACTCATGGTGGGAGACGTATCCCAGCAGGGCTTTGTCACCTACGAGATCTGGCTCTATAAGGGTACTCCCGCATACAGCCCAGTAGAGAGCGTCACCCTCGAATCGGAAAGTGGCAAGCTATTGGGTACGGTAACGTTCGCTGACGGCTACCTTCAAGGCTACGCCTCCATACCGGGATCATACAGGAGTGTCGTGGTGAAAGTCGCTGCCAAAAACGATCCGCAGAGCATCAGTATAAATGGCGAAGATGCCCTTGATGGCAAGGCAACCGTGCGCTATCTTGTTGCGGGGGAGATACGTGATGTCAAAATAACGGTCACCAGCAAAGCTGGCGATACCGCCTCGTATTTAGTCGAATTAAACAGCCGCAATGACGATGTGAAGCTGGACGGCCTTAAGGTGTACATGATCGACGAAAAAAAAGACAAAACGGAGCTTACGCTTATACAGGATGATAACGGCAGCGGTGTCGTAACTGGGTTTAATAAGGATCTGGCGCCCAACGCCCAGGGCTATCGCGGCTATAATGTGCAGCTGGAGCAGCTCCCTAATATCGAAAAGTATAAATTTATAGTAGTTCCCACCGTTGAAACCAATATGGAGTATGATACGGAAGTATTCGTCAGCACAGAGGAGGGCCGCCAGGAAAATCCTATAAAATCCGGCGAAGAGAGCAAAAAATTTACCATAGATGGACAGGGAAAGACTCTGCCTGTTTATATTACGATGAGCAGGAAGAATCCTTCTACGGGCGGCACCGACGTAAGCGACTACAAGGTACGGGTGAATCTGGTTTCGCAAAAAGTGGAACCGCGGCTCTTATCCCTGAATCTCTACGATAAATTTGAAACAAAAGACGTTCTGAAATTGTCGCAGACGGAGCTTAATGGCAAAGAGAAACTATTCAAGACAGAGCCAAACTCACTCAAGTTCACACTGAGCGCGGAAATACCAGACGACAAGACCATAACGTTGGATACGAATCTGGACCGGGACAAGGACTCCTATACCATTCTAGACGGCAAGCTGACCGCCGCCATCAATATGGTTTGGGGCGAAAAGAGAGAAATACGATTCACCGTCAGCAATACGGCAACCGGTCGGAAATATGATTACAAACTCAACCTGCAGCAGGGATATGCCGGAAAGCCTTTCATTTACCTGGGAATAACCCCCGAAGAACTGTCAAAAATATGGCTGAACGGCTCAGGGCCGAGTTTTAGGATTAACGGTATTTCTTCCTGCATACAGTTTGATTTGCCCACGGAGCCAGGCGGCAACAGAAAATTTTCTTACATCGTCAAATCGGACATCTCAAGGTTCGACAACCTGTCGACATTTAATAATGACAAAGACGGCGGCAGCGGAGTGATGACTGTCGGCTGGGCGGTATTTCCTCCGCTGGGGCAGGAAGAGAACCCTCCAAGCTTTAAAATAGCCAATATGGACCCTGACGCCGAGCCGGACTCCGCTCCCATAGACTGGATGGTCGGCAGTACGACGATTAACACTCGCAGGACCGGCGGTACGGTTACGCTCTATTTTTCTAACCAGTCTAAGAAGGCTTTTACCTATACACGCAGTTATGAACCCCTCGCTGAAGACCGCAAAGATGGTATAGGCGAAATATTGGACCGTCTCTATCCCGTATATTTACAGGCCTCGCTGCCGGATGGCCGGGAGCGTCAGGGTGAGTTTGCGTGGATAAAGACCTCTAAACTGCTGGAATTCCCTCCGGTAGTGGCAAACTTGGTCGAGAAAAATCCACTTAAAATCATCGAATTTACTGCGGAGAAAACGCCGCCTCTGACAGGTATCAAGATTCTTGCGAATAATAACACAACAGTTGTTCAGGCGGGAGCAAATTATCAATTTAAAGTTGTGCCAGAATTAAGGACATATGGGCAATACAGAAAATATAACTATGGTGAAGTAGGAAACCCTAAAGATACGTTTGGTAAATTCGCCCGCGATTATCCAAATGCGATGTGTGCTGAGGGGTGGAAGTGGATGTTTGCGACGCCATGGTTTCCAATGCAGGCGCAGGTTGACTTCTATAAGTATAGCCATCCCGGCGCCGGAGACGATGTATATGACGCAGTCGACATCGACTACAGCAGTGATCCAATTAAATGGGGATTGACCGGTACCGGCGACGCCTTTAAAGACCCGACCGATGTCAGCGAATATGCCACTGTAGACCAGAATGGAATCGTCCACGCTAAAAAGCATCTTCCTATGGGCTCGTTGATTAGGTTATGGGCAACTACGAAGAGGCTTGAGAGAAGAGCTTATATTGATATTGATATAATCCATGAAAATGCCGGTGATGTATCTACAAATCGCGAAAACAAGTTCGCGTTTATCGCATTGTCGCCCAGGATGGCTTTTTACGGGGCTGATTTCCAATATGATTCGATAGGAGGCAAAGACTATTGGAATAAATGGGCCACCGTCGTCGCTGAGCAATGGTTGGACTGTGACATACGACGCGGCAAGATAGCGTGGTGTAACTTAAGGAACACTGGAAAGGAGAAGGACCATACTATATTTTTGGGGTCAGGTAAATTAAAACTGCAGTTGATTGGTTTGATTACACCATCCCTCTCTAATAATAGTGGAAAGTCTGCTTTTTCCATATATGATGATTGGCCTCTGGAAAAGCACCCGATAGGGGATGTGATCGCCCGCATACCCCGTTATCAGCCGTACCAGATAGCGATGGCGGACTTCCTGGAAAAGACGTATAAAGATAAGAATAATCTTTTCAACCCACCTATGACGGCAGAGGTGTCCGGGTATCCAATATATGGCACAAATATTATTAAGAATGATTTTACATTTATCGTGGAGACGGGCAGCCAAGCGGAAATAAAATCGTCAATGGCATCAAACGCCTTGAGACAAATTCGCGGGAATAGTTCGCAGGATGATGAGGGAATTCCGGCAAGCGAAAGAGGACGCTGGGATTTGGAAGAACATCATGTCCTGAGTGAGCTGAATATGACGCCGGAAGAGGCAGGCCTATCGGAAGATATAGTTATGTACACGCTCTCGGATGGCAGAACCGGCATCAACATGCTCGTGGGCGGCGAAGAAGACTCCGGCGGCGTGTCGGAGGAGGGCGGCAGGAAATCAGCTGTCGCTGGCGGCAGCGTAATGGCCGCGGCAGACGAGATCGAATGGATATACCCCGACATCCCCGGCGCAGAAGAGGTAAGCGTAATTTACGGCGACGGAACGCCGGTTTCCTCAGATTTCTCCCTCTATTACAACAAAGTTAAGGAGCGGTCGGAAAAAGAGGCCTCCGGCGCGAGGGCAAGCCGCAGCTCTTCCGCGATACCCAAGCTCGCTCCAATGAAGATCAGCTTCGCCGTCGACTCCAATGCATTTGACGATCTCGAGCTGCTGGGTTTCAATTACAAGATGAAGGGCAGCGACGAGGTGTACTGCGTAAAGGCGCAGGGTACCGGTACTAACGGCGGTTTTTCTTTCAGCGACGCGGCTGAGGAAGAAAAGAAAAAAGAGCTTGCGGCAAGTTCCGGCGGCGGATGTAACGGCGGCTTTGCCGGTCTGCTGGCTCTCTTTGCCGCGGTCCTGCCGCTCTGCGCCATAAAACGCGGCAAAAGTTAA
- a CDS encoding LemA family protein → MVLWIVLGIAALIVVWIIGTYNGLVKLRNMAQEAWSGIDVQLKRRSDLVPNLVETVKGYAGHEKSTLDDVTRARTAVVDAGGDTAERMKAENMLTSTLRSLFAVAEAYPDLKANTNFLQLQGELSKIEDEIQMSRRYYNGSARNLNNAVQQFPGMLIAGPMGFSTLPYYEADESERAVPKVAF, encoded by the coding sequence ATGGTGTTGTGGATAGTATTAGGTATAGCCGCGCTCATAGTGGTGTGGATTATCGGGACATATAACGGACTGGTCAAGCTGAGAAATATGGCGCAGGAGGCCTGGAGCGGCATTGACGTGCAGCTCAAACGCCGCAGCGATCTTGTTCCCAATCTTGTGGAGACCGTCAAAGGCTATGCGGGACATGAGAAGAGCACGCTGGACGACGTGACCCGCGCGCGGACGGCGGTGGTCGACGCTGGAGGCGATACCGCGGAGAGGATGAAGGCGGAAAATATGCTTACCTCCACGCTTCGTTCGCTCTTTGCCGTCGCCGAGGCCTACCCTGATCTTAAGGCCAATACGAATTTTCTTCAGTTACAGGGAGAGCTCAGTAAGATCGAGGATGAGATTCAGATGTCGCGCCGTTATTACAACGGCTCCGCGCGCAATCTGAACAACGCCGTACAGCAGTTCCCCGGCATGCTGATCGCCGGGCCGATGGGTTTTTCCACTTTGCCGTATTATGAGGCGGACGAGTCGGAACGCGCCGTGCCAAAGGTCGCATTTTAA